From a region of the Arvicanthis niloticus isolate mArvNil1 chromosome 6, mArvNil1.pat.X, whole genome shotgun sequence genome:
- the H3-3b gene encoding histone H3.3: MARTKQTARKSTGGKAPRKQLATKAARKSAPSTGGVKKPHRYRPGTVALREIRRYQKSTELLIRKLPFQRLVREIAQDFKTDLRFQSAAIGALQEASEAYLVGLFEDTNLCAIHAKRVTIMPKDIQLARRIRGERA; encoded by the exons ATGGCCCGAACCAAGCAGACCGCCAGGAAGTCCACCGGTGGGAAAGCCCCCCGCAAACAGCTGGCCACCAAGGCGGCCCGGAAAAGCGCGCCCTCTACCGGTGGGGTGAAGAAGCCTCATCGCTACAG GCCCGGGACCGTGGCTCTGAGAGAGATCCGTCGTTACCAGAAATCGACTGAGCTGCTCATCCGGAAGCTGCCGTTCCAGAGGTTGGTGAGAGAGATCGCCCAGGATTTCAAAACCGACTTGAGGTTTCAAAGTGCGGCCATCGGTGCCCTTCAG GAGGCTAGCGAAGCATACCTGGTGGGGTTGTTTGAAGATACCAATCTGTGTGCCATCCACGCCAAGAGAGTCACCATCATGCCCAAAGACATCCAGTTGGCTCGCCGGATACGGGGGGAGAGAGCTTAA
- the Galk1 gene encoding galactokinase, whose translation MAAWRPPRVEELLAEARRAFMEEFGAEPELAVSAPGRVNLIGEHTDYNQGLVLPMALELVTVMVGSPRTDGLVSLLTTSKDADEPQRLQFPLPSDQWSLEPGIPQWANYVKGVIQHYPASPLIGFSAVVVSSVPLGGGLSSSASLEVATYTFLQQLCPDSGSIAARAQVCQRAEHSFAGVPCGIMDQIIALLGQKGYALLIDCRSLETSLVPLSDPKLAVLITNSNVRHSLGSSEYPIRRRQCEEVAQALGKESLREVRMEELEAGRELMSKEGFRRARHVVSEIRRTAQAAAALSRGDYKAFGRLMVESHYSLRDDFEVSCPELDQLVEAALSVPGVYGSRMTGGGFGGCTVTLLEASVAPLVVHHMQEQYSGTATFYLSQAADGAQVLSL comes from the exons ATGGCTGCTTGGAGACCGCCTCGGGTTGAGGAGCTGCTGGCCGAGGCCCGACGGGCCTTCATGGAGGAGTTTGGAGCCGAGCCGGAGCTAGCAGTGTCGGCGCCGGGCCGCGTCAACCTCATCGGGGAGCACACGGACTACAACCAGGGCCTGGTGCTGCCCATG GCCCTGGAGCTTGTGACTGTGATGGTTGGCAGCCCCCGGACAGATGGGCTTGTTTCACTTCTCACCACTTCCAAAGATGCAGACGAGCCCCAGCGACTGCAGTTCCCACTGCCCTCAGACCAGTGGTCCTTGGAGCCTGGAATCCCACAGTGGGCCAATTATGTCAAGGGAGTGATTCAACATTACCCAG CTTCCCCCCTCATTGGCTTCAGCGCTGTGGTGGTCAGCTCAGTGCCCCTGGGGGGTGGGCTTTCCAGCTCAGCTTCTCTGGAAGTGGCCACGTACACCTTCCTCCAGCAGCTCTGCCCAG ACTCGGGGTCAATAGCTGCCAGGGCCCAGGTGTGTCAACGGGCTGAGCACAGCTTCGCAGGGGTGCCCTGCGGCATCATGGACCAGATCATCGCTCTGCTGGGGCAGAAAGGCTATGCACTACTTATTGACTGCAG GTCCCTGGAAACAAGCCTGGTGCCACTGTCAGACCCCAAGTTGGCTGTGCTCATCACCAACTCCAATGTCCGCCATTCCCTGGGTTCCAGCGAGTACCCGATTCGTCGGCGCCAATGTGAAGAAGTAGCCCAGGCCCTGGGCAAGGAGAGCCTTCGAGAGGTGCGGATGGAGGAGCTTGAGG CGGGCAGGGAGCTGATGAGCAAGGAGGGCTTCCGGCGGGCCCGCCATGTGGTGAGCGAGATCCGGAGAACAGCCCAGGCAGCAGCTGCTCTGAGCCGAGGAGACTACAAGGCCTTCGGGCGTCTCATGGTGGAGAGTCACTACTCACTCAG AGATGACTTTGAGGTGAGCTGCCCTGAGCTGGACCAATTGGTTGAGGCCGCGCTCTCTGTGCCTGGGGTTTATGGCAGTCGCATGACAGGTGGTGGCTTTGGTGGCTGCACCGTCACATTGCTGGAGGCCTCTGTTGCCCCGCTTGTCGTGCATCACATGCAG GAGCAGTACAGCGGGACTGCCACCTTCTACCTCTCTCAAGCTGCCGATGGAGCCCAGGTGCTGAGCTTGTGA